The Schistocerca nitens isolate TAMUIC-IGC-003100 chromosome 2, iqSchNite1.1, whole genome shotgun sequence nucleotide sequence attaatgttcagggagaagatgtaaaaacttttaggtttgccaatgacattgtaattctgtcagagacagcaaaggactgggaagagcagttgaatgggatctacagtgtcttgaaagtaagaTAAAACATGTacattaacagaagcaaaacaaggataacggaatataATCAAATTAAaataggtgatgctaagggaattcgattaggaagagagacacttaaaatagtataaGAGTTTTGTTCTACTTGGccaaaaaaataactgatgacagccaaagtagagagaatataaaatgtagactggcaatggcaagaaaagcatttctgaagaagagaaatttgttaacatcgaatatagagttaagtgttaggaagtcttttctgaagatattttcctcgagtgtagccatgcatggaagtgaaacatgggcgataaatagttaagacaaaaagagaatataagctttcataatgtggtgatacagaagaatgttgaagattagatgtttcaatcatgtaactaatgaggtggtactgggCAGAATTGgagagagagaaatttgtggcacaacttaaccaaaagaagggatcagttgatagaacacattctgagacatcaagggatcacgaatttagttctagagggaagtgtgtgggagtaaaaatcatagagggagaccaagagatgaatacattaagttaAGCAGGACATGCATTGCAGTAGTTATTAGGAAACGAAGAGGCTGatgcaggatagagtagtatggagagctgcatgaaacctgtcttcagactgaagaccacaacaacaacaattataattaGAAATGATGATCAGAAGTCTGTTCCAAACAGGTATAATGAACTTAAGGCACTGGTTGATAGTCCCAATCTTGAAGACACTTGGCGAATTTTGAACCCCAACAAAATCGAGTGCACTTATTTTTATACTAATGGACATAGCAGATTTCAAACCTAGCTCAAACAGTTAAAACTGAAACAAAGTCAGTGATATCCTCAGAACAGTGCAGCTACATCTGCCAAATTAAACTCCCAGAAACTCATTTTCATTATAAGAAGGGCATCTGCAAGCTTAACATTAGCCATTTGGATGATGATCACATGTTGACACAAGACCTATTAGTCACATGGCAAGAGGTATTCAAAAAGTGGTGCCAAGCTAAAAACACATTGGAGTGGTGGCTCTTGCAAGCTAAGCCTGCTATTcgaaatttattaatcaacagcaatGCCAAGAAAGCCTGCTGGACCAGTCAATGTGACAATTCTGTCAGAGCTGTCTACAAGATCTCGTTAGTAAACTAACAGTTCAGCTGATCTTACTATCGACATTGAGACAAATTAAAGCAAAACTTTTATGTGACCTCCAAAAGAAAACTGCAGGTACCTTTATAAGGATTCAGTAGTAGGTGGCAATGGAGAAGAACCTGTATCAATCTATCACTTACACAGGGAACTGAAGAGAGACAGGAATTGCTTTGTAAGAGAATGCAAAGAAACAAATCAACTAAAAAACTACCaatgaaaatgaacataaaacggAAATCACCACCAACTTTACCAACCTGTTCAAAGAAAGCAACATGAAATTTGCAATAAAGTGTTTTCTTCAGGAAATACTTCATATGGTTGTGGGAAATGACTGGATGCATCTTAATGAGGCTCACACTTTAAACAAAATCGAGGAAGCAATCTAAAAAAGTTTCAAGAGAAAATCTCCAGGAGTGGATAGAGTTCTtgttgaaatttatttgaaatacttTAATAATTTAGGGGAACTTTTACTACATATCGCTAGTGAAATCTGTAATGGTGCCGACATGTCAGAAGAATTTCTAAGAGGTTACATCACATTGTTACCAGAAACTAAAGAAATGACAAATTTATAGAATCTACACCTGATCACATTACTCAATGTCGATTATAAACTAATCGTTTGGTGTTTTGCTGGGAGactaaagaaaacaataaaatgtgtgattAGTCCATATCAAATATGTGCCATTCCTGACAAAAACATAACTATATGACGCCTTACTAGCATATAGAGATTTTATTTCGTACGCAAAAACCGACATATCAAAGAAAGCAGTGATTTTTATCAACAGACTTTGAAAATGCATCCCTTAGGGTAAGTCATAAATATCTGGGAAAAGTCATGATACAAATGAGCATGTTCAAAAACGCAATTTAGAATGTTTTGGGCAATGCTGTGTCACAAGTCATTATTAATGGCAGATTAAGTAAGAAAAATCCTATCAACAGATCAGTCAGACAAGGCCGTCCATTCTCTATGGCCTTATTTGCAGTGACTTAGATCCTCTGTGTCAAGGATATTTATTGGAAATGAATGGCTTACATGCAGAGTTTTACCCCAGTGACGTGTGTGTTTTCATGGGACACTCAAGAAATCTTGATATCTTTCGTAGCATCCCTTGACGATACAAAAAAGCTATTGGTGCAGTTGTTAACCCCAAAAAGGTCGTGATGTTGTTGATTGCAAATAATTAGTGGAATATACAGCAGAATTGGTTTACTGTCCAAGGTCAACGCCAAGTGGTAGTTATCATTATGACAAATAACCCACAAAGAATGGAGGCTCTTAACTGGCGCACGACACCACATCAAATAAGAGCGGTAGTAAAAATCCATGCAGGTAGAAAAGTCAAGCTGAGCAACACCCAAATACTCGCAAAACCGTGGTACTTAGCTAACGTCCCCCCGGTGCCCAGAGAATAAGGTAAGGCTATACAGCAAGCGCTATATTGATTTAAATCTTCAAGGTTTCTCTGCACCCTCAACTTAAACGAGTGTGAACTGGGACTCGCATCGCCTGACACCAGAGCTAGCGCCAGTTAATATTGTCAGTATCTTACACTCATTAAACTTTGTCTGAAATTATTATCTCAATAAAAGTTACAAACCAATAGATGTCCTACAGGAAGGAAAAGATCGTAAAATGGCGATAGCTCTCAAAATAATACCAATTCCTTGTAAATGGGCCCTGCAATTAGCCAATACTGCAGCTCAATTGGAGAATAGTGTAGTAAaacttagttggttggttggtttgtgggattaaagggaccagactgcgatgatcATCGGTCCCAGTAAAATTTAGTGATGAAAATAATACCAGAGGGCGGCAGATCGACTTCcaagctttacttcttccagttaaAACCGTCAGCTGCATGTGTACTGTGGTTCAGAAGATACAATCGAATATCGTTTTGAGTGCCCAAAATTTGTTACGATATGGCACACAGCAAGGGGCATGATTCGACTGATGAATAGAACGAATATATGCAAATACAAGTATCTAACGCTATTATAACCAGATGGAATCTGTTTCCCAAAGCAAAGCGACACGCAACAACTCGTATTACAGGCACACACAGTTCATATCGTTTTTGGACTTAAATTAATAGACAACTCTCAGTAGCTGACAAATTTATGGGAATAAATCGTCATCCTAAAAATACATTAATGTACGTGAATTTTCTCAAGATTCCAATATGTAAAGCTTATGACGTATTTTGAAATAAAATCTTATGTTAAAAACATGAAATGTGAATTCTACAAAAACGTCCTCTAAAAAATAACCCAGTGAACAATTTCTTGGAGATTTCTGTACTGAAGACTGAAATGGGAATGTGTTGTAGAgtatattacaatttttaaaatgagTTTGTTTTCGGCTATATGTTGATACCACgagcaaataaatatttttaaaaaattctgaattttttttgttcacCTTCATATTTTACAAGGTTCTGGGACAGGCTTACTGAGTTAACAGaattatgttctgtaatattctatattatgtaaatataagagtgctttctctctctctctctctttctttaggAGAGAAATGTCATTCTGCATACCTAATGTACAAATTAAGTATGGAACACGTAAATGcgactaaatattcaaaacatgttgatcatctgaaaaacaaaaattcactctGAATAAAAAGCATAGAATAGATGGACACATTTGCAAAAGAATTAAAATGCAGCTTAGTCTCAGCCATCTACAATTAGAGGAGGAAATTTACAAGCAAGTTTTTCTAGGACacttatttaccaaagaaaaatgttTTCAGGTAAATAACACCTTTTACCATCAGTATGACGGTATTCGTAATTTTGTTACAACAAATTTTACCTATACTGATGCGGTTTCGAGGGATCTTTATCCTTTtgaaacagtatttatttattaGACATAAGATGATTCTCTGCTAGAATGGCTACCTGTCCTTTCTAATTACAGACCAGCTCGTGAAACTAATTTCCAGAGTTTCTAAAAATAAGCTTATTTTATTGAGAGGCCTTAATGACCTCTGTGAAATATATACGATACTGGATTCAGTTCTGGCTGGTTTCAACTTTATTTTCTTGTAAATCAGAGCGTCGTTTCACTTTTGGGGTTGATGAAGACATATTAGGAAAATTAACACGACTCGTTCAGCAAGTTTTGAAGTTAATTGTTGTCAACACTTTAATTTCTCTCATATTCACGGCCTAGCCCCGCGAACTcagaaattttatttgtaaaagaCATAACTTCGAGGCTGAAGTACCGTGAAGGAAAGGAAAAGAGTAACTACCAGTTGTTTCTACTTAAGATTAATGTTAATATTTGCCTCGTGTGTTGTGAACCGAACGATCACCAAAAGTCGATAGACATCTCATTCGCCTTCGAACCagcgcgtgacgtcaaaatgacgttaaGTTTGTATAAAGTCTTTTGAACTGTTGGTTAACCCTCTCGGCGCTCAGACTCGATacgaccatagagtaaatatctctggagttagcactcacatgcgcagaactgattttgtgttgtcaacatacattgccggcctggtcacgtgatctcgggacgtcgtgtgtttgttcgtatagagccctgtatatttagaatgtcactacatccctagtacagacggattcttttcgtacgcgtcgtggattatttatatatgttgcgcagacattttaacagtatgcatttgataccgggaataaaccagctacgtaacttttaagggcaagtgatattacattcagcttctttgcgataggtgtcatagttcagatgcactcgatttttggtagtttttggtatgataccgcactttatagtgttacagagcctgaagtacatttttgcagtgatagccctcaaaacgacttgacagtacgttagtactttcgcaagtgtccgaaaaacaccgaatttaccacacattagcgattatatccctccTAATTCGTCCTttcttcttgtatttctgcgtatttattttctcgtttttgcgacctaaagcacaatatttcttactggtggcagtttgaggtatttatttaacacattttaagtacttgctcccagttcattaaataaatagtagacggagtaatctatatacataattgacaagtcactgataaatgcatggaggatagaatttactgaaacaactaacctttccctttcctgttccactagcaaatttacgagaggaagcgattgtttgtaagcttttgtacgagccgtaatatctattatatagtcataaaatcgtagaaaaataggtctacagaatcaagtcttaattataatgcgtctcgaaatatttaaacgtatacagtgtctcttactaaaatgaaaactataatcagagctatatggaatgtacccatgaaaagttactatccctcctttcacatatttttctttgcatccgtagcaacaacgtaattcaccatcgctattacactatcaacaaacggtgaaacacaacaaaaactcttggtattataaacttcaaacgctgcagaaagcacacaggcacagcgaagtcccgagatcacgtggcaatcctggtttaatgttgacaacatgagcAGAacggaatgctcactccagagatatttgctCTATGGATACGACCATGAAAATCGATAGACATATCCTACGGTTGAAACCACAGTCTAAGACTGTGGTTGAAACTCGCATGCGCACGTCGGAAAGGGATATCACGGAGCATGGAGGTAAAAATTCTACCTCCATGTCACGGAGAAGTGTTGACTTGGTGAATCTAGGATCTCTCATTTTGTTGTGACTGACATGGCAAGTGTGTAGTGATCTTCGGCGTTTACAACTTTCGTGTGAGAGGAATACAACTACTCTGAAAATACTTGAGCTTTTCGCTGAGAATTATATGACTTTTATAGGAAACCTGTTATGATATTACATTTAGAGAATTGTTAACTTTGTCAGGGCAGAATAATTTTGTTGGTTGGCAGCGTTGCTGGCGACTGTCAAATGTCACAAATTCGAGTTTAAAAGAGTTTAGTTTTTCATGGTGTGTATAACGCAAGATTCTTAAATTGTGTAGTGCTTTACACCAGAGCCAGACTGTAGGTGAGGTGTATAGTTGGATCCATAGTTgttactaataaaataaaatttacgaaACTGGGGAGAAGAAATTGTTTCTAAAATTCcttaaatttttgaacatttatttagctggcactgcTAATTTTTACTTGTAGCAAAAAGTCAGTTTACGTCAGCTTTCTTAGCCAAGGTTTCTCAGATTTTGATTATGATCTCATATTCTCTAAATCAGCTCTACAGCCAGAAATCTGCATGGGGAAGCGAacgaaatactgcgttttattggcagaatgtttagaagatgcgacagattTGCTAAAGAAGTTGTCTACTACTCTTGTGCGCCTGTTTTGGAATACTACTGCACGGTGtggggatctttaccagatagcaTTAACGGAGCACATCGACAAAGTTGaaagaatagcagcacgttttgtattatcgagaaataggggagattgtgtcacGGATAggatacagtatttggggtggacatcagtaGATTAGTCATTTCCCGCTGCAGTGGAATCTTCTcccgaaatttcaaccaccagttaTCTCCTACGAAtccgaaactattttgttgacgctgGCATACATAACGAGAAGtaaccatcacaataaaataagggaaatcagagctcgcacggaaagacataggtgttcgttcgtttttgtgcgctgttcgagattggaatactagagaattaTAGTAACGGTGGTTCGCTGaagcctctgacaggcacttaaatataacttgcagagtatccctgtagatgtagaaacctaaCAAATATCAAATCTTGTTCCATGAGGAACAGTCCATGTGCTGTATTTGCTTCCTTGCAGTAGATTTGCAACTGGATTATGCTGTCGATTTAGTTTTGATACGTGTAACACAAAATGTTGAATCCTTGTGTGCTACCTTGATACTTAATGTGCCTTTCACCTAAATCGTTTGTGTCCTAATCCTCGGTGcttcaatattttttttcaaaaacggaAAAATCAGGACAGTTTAGTTACGAATCAGTAGATCTAAAGATTTTGAGCTGCAGATGCCCTGTGTTTGGACACTACCAGCCTTAGTAGTCAAACAATACTGTCTGCTGTAGTATTATAACAGACACTGCTGAATCCCGCCTCATTTTACTGTATCATTTTTAGGAAATTGTCGTATAATTCTTAGTTCCACACTAGTGTTAATTTAACTATACTGTGGTAAAGAAAGCTCAATAACCACATTCAGAATAGATACATTACTTGGTACTAAGGACAGATTGTAGATACAGTAGCaacaatatcagagaaaatttggtTCTGCTCTTTTTTGCACTTGCATCATCTCTCCACAGCAGTTTGTGAAAAATGGGGTTTAGCTTTTTTTCCTTTGCTCTCCATAGCTCCCTATAAAATCAACCAAGAAATAGTGTACTGTGCCACCTTCATCAAGTATTTCAAATACATTGCCGCATGCCATTTTAGCAGTTTGTAACACTTGCATTCCTTTTGATGGACAGGGAAACATTCATGGTATTTGTGTGCTGCCACAAGCTAAAAGTATGCCATTGAATTGCACATCAGGCTTTTCACATTGTGTACTGTTGAATGTAGAACACACTTGTCTTTCATTTTGTCACGCAGAGGTATGCAACTTTCCTAGTAAGCATTGTCAGTAATAATGATCTTGGTTGGCTATTCACTTCTATGATCGTGATACTACCTTCTCAAATAATGTAAAGAGAATCAAGAAAATTGTATGCATGGGGTCACTTTGTCCATTTTAATCACCCCAGTTAAGCGTACGGTGACATGTCCCAGTAAGCAGTGAAGTTGATTTATGCAAGTTTACTTTGAATATTAGAAATAAGAACACACTCTTTACATGGTTAGGGCAATTACATACTGAATGTGAGACATATCTATGAGATAGTACTGTTCTTGACTAACACTTTCCTTttattgtaattcttcttcttctgtcctaGTTTTTTGGGACATGTACTATCAAAGTGAGATGTACTAAAGCAAAGTAATTAATATTCCGATGTCCCAGGTTACTTACAAAGCAAAACTCAGCCTTAGTAGTCAAACAATACTGTCTGCTGTAGTATTATAACAGACACTGCTGAATCCTGCCTCATTTTACTGTATCATTTTCAGGAAATTGTCGTATAATTCTTAGTTCCACACTAGTGTTAATTTAACTATACTGTGGTAAAGAAAGCTCAATAACCACATTCAGAATAGATACATTACTTGGTACTAAGGACAGATTGTAGATACAGTAGCaacaatatcagagaaaatttggtTCTGCTCTTTTTTGCACTTGCATCATCTCTCCACAGCAGTTTGTGAAAAATGGGGTTTAGCTTTTTTTCCTTTGCTCTCCATAGCTCCCTATAAAATCAACCAAGAAATAGTGTACTGTGCCACCTTCATCAAGTATTTCAAATACATTGCCGCATGCCATTTTAGCAGTTTGTAACACTTGCATTCCTTTTGATGGACAGGGAAACATTCATGGTATTTGTGTGCTGCCACAAGCTAAAAGTATGCCATTGAATTGCACATCAGGCTTTTCACATTGTGTACTGTTGAATGTAGAACACACTTGTCTTTCATTTTGTCACGCAGAGGTATGCAACTTTCCTAGTAAGCATTGTCAGTAATAATGATCTTGGTTGGCTATTCACTTCTATGATCGTGATACTACCTTCTCAAATAATGTAAAGAGAATCAAGAAAATTGTATGCATGGGGTCACTTTGTCCATTTTAATCACCCCAGTTAAGCGTACGGTGACATGTCCCAGTAAGCAGTGAAGTTGATTTATGCAAGTTTACTTTGAATATTAGAAATAAGAACACACTCTTTACATGGTTAGGGCAATTACATACTGAATGTGAGACATATCTATGAGATAGTACTGTTCTTGACTAACACTTTCCTTttattgtaattcttcttcttctgtcctaGTTTTTTGGGACATGTACTATCAAAGTGAGATGTACTAAAGCAAAGTAATTAATATTCCGATGTCCCAGGTTACTTACAAAGCAAAACTATGATCCGAAGGGCTCCAACACGTATTGAGCTGAAGCTCGAAGACTTACAAGAATTTGAAGCTGCGCGACGGGAGATGGAAGTTCGACGCCAGGAGCAAGGTGCCTCCTCGTCGTCTTCAGTGGATGCTACCACACCACTTGGCTCCAGCCCACCTGGTGGACTTTGGGCACCAGCCGCACCTAATGCCAAAAGGACATATCGAACAACGAGGGTTGTCGGCTTCCTGCCACAGCCGCACTTTACATAATACTGACACATTTGTGATGTTTGGATCTAGTTCCACTGTTGAGCCTTTTCACTTCATCGCAAGTTTAACATCAGATAACTCTTTGGAAGAGCTCTGTATCATACGTAATTGTTTCCATATATCCAGTACACCACAATGTTACTaatctttaaataaaatttctatatTGTGATTATTGTATTGTTCAGAAAATACAGCAGTTTTAGTTTTGTTTGTGCTCATCACCCTGTCAGAATGTGTCTTACAAAAGCAGAAAATATGCAGAGATACTAAGATGTGTCTTGAATAGAAATAATGGAGAGAGTGAAGGTAACCACTCAGAATTTTTTAGGGCAGTGTCCTCTTTcagaactaacacacacacacacacacacacacacacacacacacacacacacacatatctcagCACTGCAGCACCACTGGGATAACAGGTGTTGAGTAAAGGAGTGTAGGTAGCTGAGGGCTAGGAAGGAGAGGCAATAGATCTTCATTATTAAAGTTTTCATCCTTAACGCACAAGTGTTCATTGCATGTTAGAGGTTTTTGAAAGTTGTGGTACACGATACATTACTTGCACTAGTTTCCCCAGTACTTTAATTGGCACATTACATTTAGCTGGTGGTTTGCCACTTAAGTTGTAGATGGTTTGAATGTTGTTGACAGAATTAATTTTCGCCATGATAGTATTGTCACTAAGTTAAAGAGGATCTTGGTTAATATTCCAAAATCACATACAAATAGTGTGTGTTAAATCTAGAATCCTTTTTGCAGTGTTACCACATGAGAGCATAGGAAGCTGTTGGTTATTAACACCTGTTTAAATCTTTTTGAAGAAGCACTATCAGCTGTGGACTTTACCTTTACCCTCtttgttttgtcttttttatgtataaGAACTCAGATATGTCACAATACATTAAATTCTCTAATTTTAACCATCTGCACTATGCAGCTAAACAATTCACACAGTTACTGCGGAAAGACATTGGTAGCCAAAACAGTGTGGAACCTCTGTCTGAACAGTGAAGCAGTACAGTATTTCTACCTACTTTTAAGTGCTTTCAAATGAATGTAGTTCTTTTGTGAAGTTCTTAATTTTGTGTAATTTTCTAAGAGGAGCAGCAAATTCCATAGGAGCCtttatctacatctatgttaatactccgcaagccacggtatggtgtatggcagagggtacactgtaccactccttgtcatttcccctcctgttccacaggcaaatagagcgaggggaaaataaCTGCCTGTATGCCTACATAaacaccctaatttctcgtatcttatcttcgtggtccttatgcacgacttcaaatactggttctctgaattttctcaatagtgtttctcaaaaaggaaCAGTTGTATTGTGATCACTTTAGGGCATAAACATAATTGTACAGACAGTCACTTTCCATGCACAACATCTGCAAGTGGAATAATGAAGTGAAAAAATAATACTGGTTCCATGATTCTCATGGATTATAGTAGAGTACAATAAATAGACAAAAATGTGCTGTATAGTTTTAATCTTAAATAGACTAGATTTTCTGTAACAGTGCATGTTGTTTGCTTGATACCCCTTCCCTCCATGTCCTTTTCTGTTTAATACTATTCTTGAAGGAAATAGAAGACACACGCTGTTCTTATATTTATGGAATTCATATTACAGGGATTTCAGTCCAGCACAATAGCCTGGGGTGTGGGAGTGGAGTGTAATGGACCTATCCTAGAGCAGTTTAGTCTGGACTATAATTCATGAtgttataatttgtttttaaataaatttaatgaaatagccttaaaggaaacaaagaaaaaatatctgcagcaaagaaaaaaaagaatgtatacaaaataaattaaaaacagttctGGGTACATCTCAACTCATATTGGTTTGTTTAGTGTTACTCCTTTGAAAACAACATCGGAACTTTTGCAATTTTCAATTTGGCCTGGTATGGCACACTGCAACTTTCCTTGCAGAGAGATAAATACCTAACAAATATCAGTGATGGACTAGGTTGGTTAGTCATTAAGTAAAGGACAGCATGTTTGTCATGAAATTCTAATGTTTGCATAGTTGA carries:
- the LOC126235889 gene encoding anaphase-promoting complex subunit CDC26-like, which codes for MRTSERDITEHGGYLQSKTMIRRAPTRIELKLEDLQEFEAARREMEVRRQEQGASSSSSVDATTPLGSSPPGGLWAPAAPNAKRTYRTTRVVGFLPQPHFT